TCACACAAATGCAGTCCAACTTGCTCGCAATGAAATCAATTAATGGTTTAAGgacaaaaacttttttgacTCTGGAGTTGCACTGgttgtttcaaaaacagGGTACGCTGTAATCATAAGTTAcagtattatatatatatggtatTATATTGTTGATCTTTTACTTCCATACGTCTAATGACTTTTTAGTTGACTtatgttttatttaatatgTTTTATTTCAGTTTGTCAAGAGTCAGCCTAGTCAGAACTCCAGGTAGTCTGTTAGTTCGTTGTCAGCAACAATTCAAACGAAAGTTCGCCATGCAATCTTTAAATCTTAAGCCAGAGTTTAAGGATGAATCACTCCTTCGCAAGGGAAGTTATGTAAATGGGAAGTGGATAACTGAAGGTGAAGATTACTTTGAAGTTACTGACCCGGCCAACGGTGCGCTTATCTCAAAACTTCCAAACCATGATGTTGGCGTTGTGCAGGAAGCGATTAAAGCCGCTAACTCCACTTTCAAGACTTATAAGAATATGCCGCCAAAGGATAGAGCACAGTGTTTGAGGAGAATGTATAGTTTGATGATGGAGAACATCGATGATCTAAGTGCGCTTATTACTTGGGAGAACGGCAAGCCTTTGAACGATGCGATCAACGAGGTGCGTTATGCGGCATCATTCTTCGATTGGTTTGCAGATGAGGCCTTGAGGATGTATGGCACTACAATTCAGCCTGCAAACCCCACCAGCCGCGCCTTTACGATAAGACAACCGGTGGGTGTTTGTGGGATTGTATGTCCTTGGAATTTCCCTGCCGCGATGATATCAAGAAAAGCAAGTGCGGCGTTAGCAGCTGGTTGTACGGTTGTTTTGAAGCCAGACCCTCAAACTCCGTTATCTGCGTTGGCTCTGGCGCACTTAATTGAGAAGGCTGGGTTCCCAGCAGGTGCATTCAATATTGTTGTTACTCAGAAGCATACTGCTGAAGTGGGGCTGGCCCTATGTGAGTCCCCATTGGTTAAGAAGATTTCGTTTACTGGCTCCACTGCTGTTGGTAAAATCTTGATGAAGCAGTCAGCTTCCACTATGAAAAAGTTATCGTTTGAACTTGGAGGTAATGCACctttaattgtttttgatgaCGCCGATGTGGACTATGCAATTGAACAAGTTATCGCGTGTAAGTTTATAAGTTTGGGCCAGACTTGTGTTTGTGCAAACCGGTTGTATGTGCAGCGTGCCGTTGTTGAAGAGTTTTCGGAGAAGTTAGCGAAGAGGGTACGTGGGTTCAAGATTGGTCATGGACTTCACAAAGACACCACCCATACTTGTTTGATTAACACCAACGCTGTGGCCAAGGTGGAGAGGCATGCTCAAGATGCTATCTCTAAGGGTGCGgaaattgttgttgctggtgGTCGTCTCCCAGAAATCGGTGAGAACTTCTATGCTCCAACGATCTTGAAAAACGTCAGACCGGATTCGCAGGTAGCACATGAAGAAACATTCGGACCATTGTGTGCCATCATACCTTTTGACACTATGGAGGAAGTAGTTGGTTATGCCAATGACACTCCGTTTGGTCTCGCGGCATATGTGTTCTccaataatatcaatacCCTATACACTGCCATGGAATCGCTTGACGCAGGAATGATCTCCTGTAATACAGGGATCTTCAGAGATGCTGCTGTTCCTTTTGGCGGTGTAAAGGAGTCTGGCTTTGGCAGAGAGGGATCTTTGCACGGCATTGATGATTACACTGTCTTAAAGACAGTTATCCTTGGTGGACTACCAGAGAGGTTGTGAGTTTTTTGTAGTACTAAATACATATTGTATGTATCTACTTTTGATCTccctttaattttttaaaaggaGATGTGAATGTGCATGTCGAGTGAGCTATACTGTTTTGGTGCTTACGaacatgtatatatatatgtatatatgttgatTTAAATTAGCCATTCGTGTCTATATCTAGAATTGAAGGTTTCGGGAGGAGAGCTGTTGGGAAAATGTTGACGCCAAAAATTgtcaatattttaaaacattgaGACTTAAATCAAAACCAAGCCATAATTGATTAATTACGTTATTAATGGATTTGTACGATCAGCTTCCGACAAGTTCACTAATTGACGATGAACAATATCAATTTTTGTTGCAGCATTCTGAGCGATATGGCGTTTCTGTTTTAGATTATCTCACATTGTCGCCACAACAATTGGCTACATCAGTCAATAGGTCCATTACCGAGGTATGCAGGTTTCAAGAAGCTCTGCGAAACGAGTTTTATAAGGAAGTGATTGAACTCAACCCAATACGCTCTTTTAGTTCATTAGAAGGGCCTAAATGTTTTACCACGGGGGATTTAGATATTGATGCGGTCCTAAACGGTGGAATATACACTCATGGAATAACTGAAATATTTGGCGAAAGTTCCAGTGGCAAATCTCAATTATTAATGCAGTTGGCCCTCTCAGTACAACTTCCTTCCAAATTCAATGGGTTTTCTGGCCAATGTGTATTTATCACAACAGAGGGAGACTTGCCAACTCAAAGATTGGAGGGAATAATACAATTGCGGAAGGAATTCGTCGAAAATGGAGTATcccaaaataatatatatacggTTACTTGCAACGAATGGGCAGCTCAAAATCATATTTTGAGTGTTCAACTGCCTATTTTACTAGAACGCAATccaaaaatcaaattaGTCATCGTAGATTCGGTTTCTCATCATTTGAGAGTCGAATTAGAATCCAGCTCTTTCAAGGCATCTTTAGATAATAGATCTCAAATCGATAAAATGGCTCAGAATCTATTGTATTTATCTCAGAAGCATGGCGTTGCAGTTGTTGTTGCCAATCAAGTTGGGGACAAGTTATTGCCAGCAAGACCTACAAGACAAACCGTGATGGATTACGATTATCAGCTAGGATTCATGATTGGATGGAAAGATTCAACCACATTCTATAGACATTTGTTCCACAACGGGGATGTAAGAGAAGACGTGTTaacagatgatgaagactACTATCAAGTAGTATCTGTTCATGAGAAGATGGTTCAAGCACAACAGCGGCAAcaaaattttgttttgtctCAATCTTCAACGACAAGTTTACCATCCTTGCAGCCTGAAACAAGTGTAAATCCCGCAAACTCTGTTAGAGTTAACTCGCCACCAACCGCACTCTCTCAAATCAGTACAACTAATGGTAAATTACAGACTTATAATGGATTTTCTACACAATTACAGtgtaacaaaaaaaagcgCATCGATACCACGATCCCTAACCTGGGACTAACATGGGCAAACCATATTTCAACACGAATCAAGCTTTCCAAAGGCTATAAAGCCTCTCCCCTAATAACAAGTGGTGAGCTCGACTTAGATAAGCTCAGCGACATCACTGCTTTCTGGCAGGCTAAACGGATTCTTAAAGTTGTGTTCTCTACGTATGTCCGAAATGGACAGATTCAATACTCGATATGTGACCAAGGCATAGTATCGGTGAGCGATAACCCCAGTAAGTCATAATTTTGGTGCTACATATACATGTGATAAGATTAATAATACTGCCTGTGAAAAAACAGAATTGgtaaaaacaaattaataaaaatataatacaaAGGAAGAAGCAAAGTCGTCCAGTGATTTGGAATTGACCATAATTTATTACTACTGTTTAATACAAACGATTGGGAAGACGAGCATTAATTATAAGAAGGAATAAAACAAGTATGGAGAGGTTGCAgccatatatatcaaaagGACTAGGAATAAGAGGGAAATAATACAAAACATTTTTAAGACTTTAGCCTGAAAAGTAAACCACCCGAAAATATTAGATCGAATCTACACTATCCATATCGTCACCATCATCCTGAATAGCATTATCCCCTCCTGAATTATATGTTAGATCATATTCGCCTTCAAAATCGTTGGTTTCATGTTCGATGGTCATTCTTCTACGTTTCTCATTATACTTCATCTTGGAGGTGCTTCCATCGTATTCATCAAGGGTAATAGAACTGCcattcaaattcttcaatctaAAGGCGCTTAAATAGAAAAATGCTaccctttttcttttcttatTGAACATGAACCACATTAACGACCACAGATGTCCAggttcatcatctaaaaATGATTTCTGAGGGTTATACTGGTAAAATACGCAATCGGATAGGTCCATATGTGCGTTTATAGTTTCCCAAATCCACTCAGGGGGTTGTTTACCCAAAGCTATAACtgaattttcaaacttAGAAACCAGCTGTTTCATAGAGCTTCTTATAAAGTCAGTGGGTTCTAACAATGTGAAATCATGATCCGGGTATGACGCGTTTAGGATGCCTATTAAATAGGCGAATGTTCTTCTGCTTGCAGTTTCATTTATTGGGCCAAATGGTCCAATATTTATAGACTCTTTAGTGATACTTGGCCTCCTCAAAGAAATAGGAGATCTAGATCCTCTAGAACCGGTAGTGGGATTGCTTTCAATACTGTTAGTCCTCTTTTTCCGAAAGCTGGTGACGTTTATTTCCCCATGCGCACTACCAGCACTGCTGGTCCTCCGCAGACGGCCTTTTTGAGAGGATTCAACGCTTGATGAACTTAGATACCCATTATTTTCCGATGTTGACACCAATTCTTTCAATCCTTGATCGTTTAACTTGTGTGATTTAAAAACTGGTGCAGGTTGCTGGGGACCTTCACTCACTGACATCCTACGTTTTTGCTCCCAAAAAGAACATGAACTACTGTTACCTGTAACATTTTCACactgttgttgttccaaATCAAGTGTTCGTTCTGTTGGTGGccattgttgttgttgttgttgttgttgttgttgttgttgttgttgttgttgttgttgttgttgttctgGCTGTTGCGGTTGATGTCGCTGTTTTAATCCTTGTTGATTATTTTCCAACTCAATCTGCTGCTTCACCGCTGCATTATAGGAGTCATTTTCTTGGAGTAAAGAATCCAAATGTCGTTCAATAGTCTTGTATAGCTTTTTATCAGAAGCTACAGCCTTCGTAGTAAATATATCACATCCACCTGTAATCTTAGACTCGGACGTTTCAAAATTAAGCGTCTGATTTACAACCTCCAAATCCAGCTCGTCAATAAACTATTGAATAAGTTAATCCTTCGTTCATAATTTGTCATTTAAAAACACTTAACAAAGGGAACATGAGTCTATATTCATGAAGATACTACTACCCAAACATATCAATTGTACCACAATATAAGTGCTCATTGATTTAAATGTAATATAACATACCTTCATCTGTAAAAATTGACGACGTTTGGTTTGACGTGCTGCTTACACTTGGCGAGGCTTAATAGTCTATTAAGGTGCTTACCAACAGTGATATAAAAATGGTTCATTAGAACTCTATGTACTAAAATAACGGATATGACTAGTCACGTGGAATGATTTTGGTTACCCGGTCTAAAACAGACTCCACTTCTGGACAAAACCACAAGTATTtattatcacgtgatttaaGAGTATTATCGCGATGATTGTTATAGGTTAATAACTTTGTTATATAATTAGTTAACGTCGTGCTTATAGGAACGAGGGAAGGGTGctattatataataattatgGTTACAAGTCTATCGATATTGACAATAGTATTATATTTAAGTATGAGATAACTGTAGCGAAGGCAATTATTTTGAGGTTGCTGTTTACTCTTTGAATGATTCCTTCTCCACTTTTGGGTTTGATGTAAGCTCAGGCTTGGATGGTTTTCTAGAGTTTTCCGTTGAAGGCCTCATGTATTTCTCTTTATATATCCATTCTGCTCCAATTAAATCTGCACCCATAGCATCAGCGATTCTGAACCATGCGGCAGCCCTACTAGAATCTCTTGGACGATGTTTCGACTTCTTCGACCAAATAGTCCCGCAGAGACAAATTGAGTCAATATGGCCTAGGGATGCAGCCTTTTCTAGATATTTCAAACCTTTAAATTCGTTTGGACGAGAAAATCCGTAGCCTTTTAGGTATGCTATAGCACATTCATATAGACTGGGAGCCTCTGGTTCTGGTGATACATGTGGGAGCTTGCCTAATTTGAATGGATCGATGCGAAGAGCTAGAATCTCAGAAGCTTCGTCTTTGATACCAGATGCTTTAAATATCCATTTAAACGATTCTTTCAAATTGACAGGAATCCCAGATCCGTGTCTTAATGCTAGCCCATAAAGTAAGAATCCAGTTCGGTCTCCAAGCTCACATACTTCTCTTAGTAATTTAGTGCAATCTGCAAACTGGCGTTTGCTCCGTAGTTCAAGGGCAGCCATGATTTTTTGATTCACTTTAAATTCAACAGCTCTTTTCAATTGAAGGTTTACAACAGGTTCCTGAGgcaatttcttcatcttttgCAGCTGCTTATTGTCTTTGGGCGGAACGGGTGGCCTGTGGGTTTGCTGGAAATAATGGGATGGCTGCAACTGTGCAGCATTGTTATTTATTAACTGGCTATTTTTCGGTGGATCTGGTAAACCATAGGCCTTTTTAACTTGACCCTTCACAACTGGCAAGTTATCAGTATTTTTAGGGAGACTCGAAGTTTTCCTATGAGATCTTGGAGTAGTTTGCGCGGACAGCATGATAGGTATCCTAGGTCTAGGTTCAATTAGTAGTTTATAGCTATGTGGTATTTTTTGTACAGGGGGTTTCTTTGAAGCAGGGTTCTGTAGAACAGTCTGCTGCTCAGGTTGAGGAGCAACAGTTATAGGATTCGGATCCGATAAAGCAGTACCCATTGTCATATTTGGATCGGTTGGAGATTCATCTCTTAGCTTTGGAGAGGTTTGATTCGTAGCAGTGCCCTTTGGAGACTTGAACAAATTTTTTATGGAGAaagaatttttttcttatGACCTTTGTTCCATACATATGGTGATTGCGAGCCTCCTGGTGATTCATGTTCAATGCTCTTATCTGTTCCAGGTGTcgataatatattattctcACTTTCCGTCTGTGAGTAGTCCAGGTTTTTTTTAACTGAACCACTGTCTAAGGAGGAAG
This Eremothecium cymbalariae DBVPG#7215 chromosome 5, complete sequence DNA region includes the following protein-coding sequences:
- the UGA2 gene encoding succinate-semialdehyde dehydrogenase (NAD(P)(+)) (similar to Ashbya gossypii AER007W) → MFYFSLSRVSLVRTPGSLLVRCQQQFKRKFAMQSLNLKPEFKDESLLRKGSYVNGKWITEGEDYFEVTDPANGALISKLPNHDVGVVQEAIKAANSTFKTYKNMPPKDRAQCLRRMYSLMMENIDDLSALITWENGKPLNDAINEVRYAASFFDWFADEALRMYGTTIQPANPTSRAFTIRQPVGVCGIVCPWNFPAAMISRKASAALAAGCTVVLKPDPQTPLSALALAHLIEKAGFPAGAFNIVVTQKHTAEVGLALCESPLVKKISFTGSTAVGKILMKQSASTMKKLSFELGGNAPLIVFDDADVDYAIEQVIACKFISLGQTCVCANRLYVQRAVVEEFSEKLAKRVRGFKIGHGLHKDTTHTCLINTNAVAKVERHAQDAISKGAEIVVAGGRLPEIGENFYAPTILKNVRPDSQVAHEETFGPLCAIIPFDTMEEVVGYANDTPFGLAAYVFSNNINTLYTAMESLDAGMISCNTGIFRDAAVPFGGVKESGFGREGSLHGIDDYTVLKTVILGGLPERL
- the RAD57 gene encoding putative DNA-dependent ATPase RAD57 (similar to Ashbya gossypii AER008W), which codes for MDLYDQLPTSSLIDDEQYQFLLQHSERYGVSVLDYLTLSPQQLATSVNRSITEVCRFQEALRNEFYKEVIELNPIRSFSSLEGPKCFTTGDLDIDAVLNGGIYTHGITEIFGESSSGKSQLLMQLALSVQLPSKFNGFSGQCVFITTEGDLPTQRLEGIIQLRKEFVENGVSQNNIYTVTCNEWAAQNHILSVQLPILLERNPKIKLVIVDSVSHHLRVELESSSFKASLDNRSQIDKMAQNLLYLSQKHGVAVVVANQVGDKLLPARPTRQTVMDYDYQLGFMIGWKDSTTFYRHLFHNGDVREDVLTDDEDYYQVVSVHEKMVQAQQRQQNFVLSQSSTTSLPSLQPETSVNPANSVRVNSPPTALSQISTTNGKLQTYNGFSTQLQCNKKKRIDTTIPNLGLTWANHISTRIKLSKGYKASPLITSGELDLDKLSDITAFWQAKRILKVVFSTYVRNGQIQYSICDQGIVSVSDNPSKS
- the MAF1 gene encoding RNA polymerase III-inhibiting protein MAF1 (similar to Ashbya gossypii AER009C), translating into MKFIDELDLEVVNQTLNFETSESKITGGCDIFTTKAVASDKKLYKTIERHLDSLLQENDSYNAAVKQQIELENNQQGLKQRHQPQQPEQQQQQQQQQQQQQQQQQQQQWPPTERTLDLEQQQCENVTGNSSSCSFWEQKRRMSVSEGPQQPAPVFKSHKLNDQGLKELVSTSENNGYLSSSSVESSQKGRLRRTSSAGSAHGEINVTSFRKKRTNSIESNPTTGSRGSRSPISLRRPSITKESINIGPFGPINETASRRTFAYLIGILNASYPDHDFTLLEPTDFIRSSMKQLVSKFENSVIALGKQPPEWIWETINAHMDLSDCVFYQYNPQKSFLDDEPGHLWSLMWFMFNKKRKRVAFFYLSAFRLKNLNGSSITLDEYDGSTSKMKYNEKRRRMTIEHETNDFEGEYDLTYNSGGDNAIQDDGDDMDSVDSI